TACGGCGTGACCAGGCTGCCGAAGCCGAACATGAAACCCCAGAAACGCTTGCTGCTCTCGGCGTGGTGATAGAACTCCAGCGAAATGGCCCGGCTGATGATGCCCCACAAGGCCAGCGCCAGCGGCACCATCAGAAAATGGAAGGCCGAGCCGTAGACAAAGGGGAAGGTGCCGAACATCACGCCGCCGGCGACCACCAGCCAGGTCTCGTTGGCGTCCCAGGTGCCGGCCATGGAGGCCATGATGGCGCCTTTTTCCTGCGGATCCTTGATGAACAAAGAGATCACGCCGGCGCCGAGATCGGCGCCGTCGAGAACCAGGTAGGCCAGGAAACTGAAGCCGAGCAGAGCCCACCACGCGGTGGCGAGTATCTCCTGCATGGCAGATAAATGTTGCATGATCGATTACTCCTAAATGATTTAAAGAGTTTAAGAGACACAGCCGCACTCAGGCCGGGCGGACATAGCGCGGCGATGCGCTTTCGTCGTGCGAGGGTTCTTCGAGATGACCGAGGTGCTCGTGACCTTCCCCGACCACCGGGCTGTCCATGTCGGGACCCTTGCGGATGATCTTGGAGAAGAAGTACCAGGTGCCACCCCATACAGTGAGCTCGAAGATGACGTAACCGGCCAACCAGAAAATTTCCTGGCCGACGGTCATCGGGCTCATGCCCTGTGCGGTGCGCATCAGGCCATAGACGATCCACGGCTGACGGGCGATCTCACGCGTCCACCAGCCGGTCCAGATCGCCAGATAGGGGAGGAAGGCGCTGAACACCAGGGTGCGGAGGAACCACTTGTTCTTCGCGATGCTGCTGATCGACAGGCGACCTTTGAACGCCAGCCATGCAGCCCACAGGGCGACGAACCACAGGAAGAAGCCGATCGCGACCATGACGCGGAAGGAGTAGAACGGAATCACCACGGGCGGACGGTCCTTGGGAGCGATGGTGTCCATGCCGGGCACCTTGCCGTTGAGCGTATGCGTTTCGAGCATGCTCAACACATGCGGAATGGTGATTGCCCAGGCATTGCCGTTGCCTTCGGCGTTCGGCCAGGCCAGCAGATGCCAGCCGGTGTTGGGCGACCCATCCTTGTTAAGCGTATGGTAATGCCCCTCCATCGAGGCCAGTGCGGCGGGCTGATCGTGCGCGATGACCACCCCCAGTGTAT
This genomic stretch from Acidihalobacter ferrooxydans harbors:
- a CDS encoding cytochrome ubiquinol oxidase subunit I; protein product: MLLENTLSVLLARFDFAWITSMHILYPPLTFGLAPLLLFSEWRWMKTNEEHWYRLNRFFEKLFIVNFGAGVATGVTMEMSFGILFGPFSQAAGPFFGQILGYETITAFMYEAGFLGLMVFGWGKIGKKMHLFATFNVVLSSLLSAMWILIANSWMQTPRGVKLQDGSFHVTNWYTAIFTPDMVWAVPHMVVAGIVLALFFVAGVSAWFVLKGRHVDLFARPLKYALLAAVLVVPFQIWLGDTLGVVIAHDQPAALASMEGHYHTLNKDGSPNTGWHLLAWPNAEGNGNAWAITIPHVLSMLETHTLNGKVPGMDTIAPKDRPPVVIPFYSFRVMVAIGFFLWFVALWAAWLAFKGRLSISSIAKNKWFLRTLVFSAFLPYLAIWTGWWTREIARQPWIVYGLMRTAQGMSPMTVGQEIFWLAGYVIFELTVWGGTWYFFSKIIRKGPDMDSPVVGEGHEHLGHLEEPSHDESASPRYVRPA